From the genome of Brachionichthys hirsutus isolate HB-005 chromosome 9, CSIRO-AGI_Bhir_v1, whole genome shotgun sequence:
ttggatcttttttttttttttaataggacCAATTGTAGATGAAGCTCGGGTGTTGGTGCAGTTTCTAAAGGGAGGacggcagcttttttttttctgatgaaggAAATGGTAACtaaccattaataaaataaaaaaaatatgaagctaTGGAGGGGGAGGTGACGTGGGAGTATCTGAAGAATactttcttttaattattttcttagTCTAGAAAATGAACGACTGCATTTGTACAAACCCATGTTGTGTTGACAAAAGTGTGGAATAAACTGCCTTCTGCTCTTTAGTCAGCTGAGTGCTGGGCTGGCCGTGCGCCGCATTAAGTGTAATGTCCATCTGAAAATTAAAGAGTACTTTGAGTAGAAATGACACTAAATGGAAGGTGGGACGGTTAAAACAAAGACACTTGCAGTTAACTAGAAACTTAACGTATCCTGTGCCATAACCTCGATCAGTTGCTCTTTTGTGACGGGCTTTAACCGTTGTCCGCTACAGTCGTTTCATTGGCACGTTGGTTTCTGTCCCGGCTTCGACGACGCTATTTAGGCCTTTGTAAGATTGTATTCAGAAATGTTTCAAATCCTGTTGTTGGATGTATGTTCATTTCCTGTTCCTCACCACTTTTGCTTAAATCTGAGATACAGTCTCTTCAACGTATCTGTCATATGCATAAAACCAAGAAATGCCATGAATTGATTTATCACCTTGTTTACAGAAagatcaaatacatttattccaaCCAGAACTATGTCCGTGTTTTGACTGCAGATGATTCCTTTTCTAACGTTGGGTCATTGATGCTTCCATACTCGAACGATGTACGCAAAAAAATACAGTGACACATTTGGGGAAATGCCTCTATTGGCTTTATCTGTTGAGATGGCTACTGGGCTGCATGGAACTGGACCAGGCTTTCGAGTCAAACAGAAATTTAATGCCGGTTAACCTCATAaggttcctgttcctgtctggAATGCATCTTTGACCTGCTGTGAAGACCTAAAGGTTCAATGCTGGAACGCCAGATGCTCATTACTGCTGacccaaatgtaaaaaagaacTCTGTGCAGTACAgtcaaaactagaaaagcactctgagcgCAAAattccaccaagcagctcattccctcataattggatttacaacgtccacatggtgatcggGATCATGAAAAGTAAGTGATTCAGAGTTCTGTATTTGAAACTTGGTATTTCTGAGTTTTCAGATGTAAAAAATGTTCCcgttcattctggatcagatctagaagacGGTTTGCATGATAGTGATGTGGCTGCTTTGCTTCCTCCAGCACTGGATGCCCGCAGAGTAAGAATCGCACAGCAGAATCTGGTTATTGATAAATCATAAAAGTAAGGAGAGTTTAAGTCATTTACAGAACCTGGGCTGTTTCTCTGAACTGTACAGCCATGTCTGTGAGTCTAATTGATCAATAGCTAAGCACGTTTTCagtagcaaaaaaaaattaaatgacttAAATTTAGCTGTTACGTGTCATTTTATTGGAGTGAATTCAGATTTAGGACACATTTGTACATAGCAGGAAAAAAACGAACAAAGGCAAGAACGTATCgaacaaatattttaatatgaaaaATAGACTGATGTATATTTACTAAAGTATTAAAATGAGATAAGGGCGGTTAAATGTGTATTAAGTCATATCAATAAAAACTCTTCATATTAACATAGCGACAGGTCTGGTGGAGCCAAAAGGAGTTTACTACAGGGAGCGTGGCTAATCATCTCGGGGTCAAGGAGAAACACACttggctgcgttcacactgcgaCACAATCCGGTGCCTAAACTGTTCACATCTGTCTTTGTGGCGTGTATGATGACATTATGAACAGATCTGCGCCAAGTCCCCACATTAATTACATTCAACAGATGGTCAGAACACATGGAATTCCAgtttcatccaaaaacacaaattcataaaaaaaagagacattaaTGTCTTTGCTGCAATGACGGTTCTGTGATGTCAGTCGGCgtgatgaatgaaaagaaaaaatgccaGGTGTGTATGTCTTATCGTAAAAAAAGAAGCCTCTCAGAATCAGGTTTGGGCCACTTTTTggctgcagtgtgaacgcagccttGCTGTGGCACGAAACAAACGGGAGCGCCTTTTCTCCTTCATACATTAGGCTGCAAATTGGCAAATAACACATTCGCTGCGGCTTTAAAATGATTCTGTACTTGCTGCATGGTGCTGCGTAGTGATTTCAGAGTGCCGGTGAAGCATCAACACAATGGAACTCATCTAACGGGGGAGAAAGAGGGCAATCATTGTGACCTTTCTCTGTCTTTTTATTAGTAAAGAGAATACAGTATAACAGTCTACTGCACATCTGTCACAAGCCCTATAAGATATtctgacttcctgtcacatTTTGTTCGTTACagtgaaaattaaaaaaacggTATTTAAATTTGCAGGCGGGGGGGACATTACATTATAAGTAATAAAATAACTCAACTTAAGAAATTGTTCCAGAACCCCAACAAAAgtgcctgcggggggggggggagcggcaAATTCTGATTCAAGCTTCGGGCAGGTCGTGCTCCTGGCCTTCAGAACACGGCTGCTGCATCTGCACCACCACGGTCTCCACGGTGATCTCTTCCTCGCTGTCGCTGCTGTCCAGCTCGTCATCCTCGTAATCGGACGACTCCTGGTCTTGCTCGGAGCGCGACGCTCCCGACATGGTGCCGAACGAGTGGGCGCTGGTGGAGGCCAGGGAGCGCAGCAACGGCGTGCTCTCAGACACCTCCTCGTTCTCATCGGGGCCGCTCTCCCCCTCCTCCGAGTCGGTGTCAGAGTCCCCCTGTGAGGGGATCACTTTCTGCTTGCACACCGGGCATGTTTTCTTAGTTTTGGTTAGCCAGGGGTCGACGCACTTACAGTGGTAGGCTGAGGGCGACAGacagatatttaatatttattactACTGAAGTCCAAAAGAGCGGCAAAGCGCTGATCTACGACTTCAGACGCCGACACTGCTGGGTTGCATGCCAAAGCTCGGTTTTCTGCGTTCTCTCGCTGGTGCAGCACTGGACTTCTCTTgagtccaaaacaaaacacaatctaTGTGCAGAAATGGGTTTAAGAGCGGTGAATAAACCGCAGAGTGAGGAACTCACCATGAGAACAGGGCAGGACTCGGAGTTTGTCACCTTCTTCGTATTCATCCAGGCAGATGGCGCACACGTCGTAGTTGTCCCCTGCATCAAAAACACAACGCCGCTCTCAGCTTGTAGATGAACACATTAGTAGTCGTGCTTCACTCTCCTCATTCTTCCCGACCACTTGGAAGCGCGTTATCATCGGATACCCGCTGGACGATGACGCGGCAGAATCCTCAGAGCTACAACGCCAAACTCGGAGCCGGATATCAGCGTTTTACGATACATCGATTCCTACTAAAACACAAGTAAAGCATACATTTTGGTTTTCCTTCAAGTGACCCCGTCGTCCAAGCGGGACGGTTCATTATGACCAGTGTAGTGATGTAAATGTTGTGTGCTTTtcaattggaccattgtgtctgcaataaaagatttgatcgattgattgattgattgataatataatgggataatgaTAAAAATGGATGCGTTACGTGTCGCGTCTTCCTGCACAGGTAGACGCGAGGAGCCGACGAGGTTCGGTTTGTGACGCTAATTTCCATTACTTTACTACACATTTCCCAGCGAGCTCCAcgcggttgggggggggggggggggggataattgcTCCCTGCGTTTTACTGACATCACTCCGTGCACTAAAGGCTCAGGAATGTATCAACGCACTCCTTTTTGAATTCCACATCGttcttcccttcctcttccgTGCCCGggcgaggagagggagggagcgggGCTGTGGCCCGGAGTGTTTATGTAAGCTTTAAATGAGCATGTTTTCCCGGCTGAGCTCGATGCGTCGATGCCAGGGCTGCATGTGACCGTATAAGGATGGGGAATCACATCCACCCAGacgccttcccccccccccctccccctcctcctcctcctcctcctcctcttttctccacGGCTCAGCAACTTACACTCCGAGGCGATGTTTTTGACTCCGCTCCTTCTTCCGCTGCCAACTATTCctcttccagcccccccccccattacatgCCATTTCAGGCCATAGCAACCTCCATCTTTCTCCGCCCTTTGTGACTCCACCAGGCCAGGGCTGGACGGTCAGGGTAAGGGAAAGGAGCGTTTGTACGGGCACGGATCCAATACACACTCAGGAAATGCTGAACTGTGGCATTGAGCTATTCTGAGTGAAGCAGAGAGAAAATGTCCGGTGGGATTCTGGACAACGCAGCGACAGAGAATATGAGCAGGGTGGGCATCGCCGGAAATGTGTCAGAGGTATCAAAGTCTCAAAGTCGCCATTCTTAAGAGATTTCACAAAAGTAAATGAGTAAAGAGGCGAGAAACGAACAGACTCAGCCCAGACCGTTTTAAAGTTGATCAGAAATGACTGAACAATTGCTCGACTCTGCAGGTCCATATTTCCACGCTATTTTGATCAAGTTTGATTAATTCTGTTTCACAAAGATAGTTCAGAAGATGTGGAcaacatgcaaaaaaagaagaagatattCTTATTCAAGCAGAAATGATGAGTAAATGCATCATTTCTTTATTCATGGGTGAATAAAGGGTTAAGTTCACGTTTTGCAATGTGCACACTCATCAGATGTTGGGAATCCCTCACAGTTACGTTTTGGGGCCAGTagcacatctttaaaaaaaagggatgtTGAGCTGGTGCTCTCCGTTTCATTAATCAGCCAGCCTGCCAGCACTCCTTGCTCTCTGAGGAGCCGTGCTGTCCCACTGAACTTCAGAGGAGCAGaaagtgtgtgtaagagagagagagagagacaagaggcTGCATGGATGAAAGCAAAACCGGAGTAACAACATGCAGGCCGAGTTCCACCTTTCTTGAGATGAGGGCAGCGAAGCGACAGACAGCAGCTCCTCGGCATCGATATCAGCAAGCCTCACATACTGCAGCTGCtctgttgcgtgtgtgtgaggcgcagactgaaggtcagaggtcagcgttAAAGCAGTCAGTCTCAGTCTAGATGATGAAGGGTTCTGCTAGATATCGTTGGTGAGACTTGTGACCTGGAGGGTCCAAATTCCCTGTCGAACGTCGGCCGTGCAGCCCGAAGGAAGGGATGATGCAAGTCTCTGCGATAAAAGCAGAGCCTAAGTGGAGTTTCTGGGCGGGGTTACGGGCCGACGGCCGCGGCATTACGACACcgtgcacgcagacacacatcTTATGTTGCATCCTGCTGGTCAGACTGGTATTGTGCATTAATTATATGCGcaccgtgtttttttttaatcaaggaATCGTGCTCCATCCATACAGACTGCCTTTGTGTCAGCGGCCATTCATTTCCGTCTCCCCATTACAAACACCTCGCAAGCCGTGATGCTATCCGATGCCGAAAATCCCCACCCAGCATTGCTCCGGAGCAGAGGGCTTAAAAAGCTGATTGGGTTAGAGGTTTGGTGTCCCCTTCCTGTGTCGCATAAACACTCTGAGTCAGCTGACGATAGAGCAGAGCACCAAGGACGCTTTCCTGGACATCTGAACTCCCCCGTTGGAGCCAAGGTCGTCAGCCGGTGCCTGGTGGAagccccgagtccgagtcagaCTCCGAGTCAGACTCCGAGTCAGACCTGAgtcagaatgcagagacagagcaaCCAGCGCACGCCAACCACAGAGCCGAGGCTGTCTGAGCAGCAAGCACTGAGTGGGTGAGTAGCTCAatgcataacccccccccccaatttacaGCTTTGAAGGGGGGTTATGATAAAGCACCACCCATAGTCTGTAAAGCTGCTGGTGTTTCCCTGCACAGCTGATTGTGgtcaggcgggggggggggggggggggggtttccagtCTGTAAAAGCTGCCACCAGAGGAAACGAGCCCCTGAACGCACAAACAAATCCAACTTGACTTGCAAAACAATGCGAGGAACCGCCTGTTTGACCCTTGTACAGAGACACGTATGGGaagtcacaacaacaacaaacagaacatTCTGTAATCAAACCGAGACGGCCTCCATACCTTTCTTGTACTTGTGAATGGGAAGTTTCTTCAGCTGATCTTTGCGCAGGCGGCTCCTCCGAGCCCTGTGCCGATCCTGGACAAATTTTGTGATCTAGGAacagcgcaaaaaaaaaagaaaagagagagagacacatttCAAAATCACAACCACACACTGTCTGGTTGCAAGTAAAGGAACATAATGTACTTAAAATGTCCAAAGCAGTTTGACTTACCATGAAAACAACGATGAGGATGAGGCAGATTCCCACGATGATGAGGAAGGGGATCAGGTAGTATTCCAGCGGCAGGCTGAAGTCTGGCATGAGAACAACATGCCCCCTAAAGAAAGCAGTAGCTGCTGTCAAAGTGTTGGCAGGTACTTATACTCAAACAGAATACATCAGTCCTGTTAATCGGCACGCTGTAGCAGCAACATGTTTGTAAATCAAGTTTTCAATGTGCGACCGACGGTCCCAAGGCGTTCAGCCAGAAGAAGAGACTAATTAATCCCAACAGCTTATAATGGTGGTGCATGTTGTTAATTGatgtaggatgggggggggtcgtgcTGCACAGAAACCCTCcggatgcaaaggacagaatGTTCTAAGCAGGGGGGGGAAACAAGCAAAACGGCgactgttgctgttaaaaatgaaaactggGTTTAGACTCACCCTTTATCGTACGAGTAGTCTTCTTTCAAAGAGTTGGCCGTCTCTTCGCTCACGAATACAGAGGGGATATCAATCTGCTTCATGACATTCACtgaaaacaacaagaagaaTCAATCAAACAAACGAGCTGCTGGCGTCACAACGTCGTGCGAGAGAACAACGGGGCCTGAAATAATCAGCTAATTTGTCGATAATTGCCCCAAAACCACGAAAACGTGGTTTACAGATATTGAaggttttccttttattttttggtaTTCTATATCACTACAAAATAACGTGTGGTACTATGTGAGCCTTGATCGTGATGTTCGTGATGATGCTCAGTAGCGATACGAATTAAACGTaagacacgcatgcagcgtTATGAAATGCTTGCGACTATAACTTACAATCATTGGATCCCATGCTAATTAAATCATCAGAGTCCACATTGTGAACAATGGCGGCCTTGTAACCAGCCTTCTGGGCATTGAGGACCTGTTGGGAGACACATTTACACCCGGATCATCAAATGAATTAGGTGCAAACAGCTGCCATTACTATAAGACTAAaatgacggtgtgtgtgtgtgtgtgtgtgtgatttcaggaCCTGATCAGGAAGGACATCGGTGAGGAaggacgtaaaaaaaaaaaggaaaggactGGAAGCCGTTATCAcaagagagagaacaaatacaaaatcatAACTGATTTTAATTTGGAATCCATTTATACTAAACAGTCTTTCGTTACATATTTTGAGTCGAGTTAAATTTTGTTTGGAAGCCACGCCCGCTTTCTTCTTTTCAGTGGAGGCAATGTTCCCcatttcattttgtgtacaTGTTAGATATGTTTAGATGGTTGTATAAACACAACACGTCCACACAGTCATTAATCATACCTCTTTGGAAAAAGGTAGGCCTGTCTCACTGCTGCACAACTGCAGCTTTCACTCAAGCGTAAACCatttagtttgtgtgtgtgtgtgtgtgtgtgtagctgctaTCCTTTAAAaaggacatttattttagttttcacACCTGTCAGCATCTTAGATTTACAGTCAGTTATTATTGTCTTGGTCTTATAAGCAAAATATCGATGCTTTTTTTAACACGTTTTCTAATCCTGAAATTAGGATTTCCAAGATGGATATAGGATTgaatgaaaacagcagcagaaataaaggCGCTGAGCAAAGTCTGCGGCTCTGCGTCTCATCCAGCGCATGCTCGGTTGTTTTCAGGATACTTTGATTTTGATGTTCCTGATTGAAGAAAGGAAAGTATTTGTCTTAAAACCTTTTAATTCGTCAACCGGTTGTGCAGAAAACAATAGTGAAGTCActgaagaaggagagagagtcaTGTGTGCCGCATCACTGATGCTGGGGAAACAGCTGTAACAAGGACCCTCCCCTCCTGGGGGGCTGCGATCGTGCCTCTGACGCAGCATGGAGGATGCAGCATCCTGTGTAGCCATTGTTGTTGCTGATAGCTCACAAATAGGATATGACAATGTAATCCTGAATGAGTCACTTCGTTGATGGAGAGAGACTTTAAATGGGAAATGCTTctagtgaatgaatgaatctagCCCAgaggtttaaaaacaacaatattttggtttttaatGGTTTAGTtgcttaatttaatttaatgcatgAAGTAAAATTCAAGTGAGCAGACAACTCTCTTAGAATATGAAAGATTTGGACTGATGTTTGCGCGTTGTCCAGTGGACTACCAGACGACAGCCCAGACCAGAGGAACGCCTCCACTTTTTTTTGGAATGAACTTAAGTCAACTGTACTTACTTAGATTTATTAGATTGGTTCCATGTCCTTATTACAAATtgctagacacacacacatctaataTAAGATTATATTGGGTAAGAACAAACTTTGTAGTCTAGTTTCATGATTCCCTTGTGgctttttcctgttttcctttaGTTGAGCTGGGGTCACAGTCTGAAAGATGTGAAAGTCAGATGTGCTCTGTTAAATAACAGGAGGGGTCGGTCACATTAACCAGAAGTCTGTGGTGCTAGTGCAGTTTCTCAGCCTGGCCTCTACGCTCGCCAGGATTCTATCTGTGTGAGCATTCCTGCACGAGAATACATGAGGCAGCATGCATGTAGCCACACCATTGTGCCTTTTTCTTGTGAGGGTGTATTGTGTGAAGGTATCAATGGAGACTGTGTGTGCATCTAGCCTGAACATCATGATGGCACATCcagtgaatttatttttaaagtaatttcAGCCTGGAGTTTGAAGATTGCAAGAAAAGcattctcctttttttattccaaCCCGATTCAGACTAATTGAGATCTTTTTCCCCCCAAATTGGGGAAGTGCTGCTAGAATTAATTGCCACAAAGCAAACAGACGACTAATAATAATTGTCCACTGAGCTGAATCACACAGACCTGGGACACCAGTCGTCTTGTGGGCAGGACAGTTGGACAGGCAATGAGGTATTTGCTGAGCTCTTAATCTTAAATACTGTACGCATAGCATAAGTTATAATATTACAATACATTGTTTCATAAGCAACTGTACTAGtatcagatatatatatatatatatatatatatatatatatagcaatgCAGTTCAGCCAGTTAATGATGGCGATCATCAAAAGGATGTGTGTGCGGTGCGGTGTGGTTCGCCTGCCCGCCCTCTGCAGAGGAATTCAACCTCTGCTGCCGGGTCACCCTTCTGTTTGCACGGAGAAAGATAAGGACATTCAATGCATTCCTGAAAGcctggagagagggagaaaagcaCGAGGCAAggaggctaaaaaaaaaaagaacgggGAACGGGGGGGGAAGCGAGACGTTAActctccagaaacaaacactatAGAAACCGACTTTAAGGCTATGAACATTCTCCAAGGCGGATGAAGCGGCTTCAGACAAGACGATGGCGATAGTCTTCGtctacaaggaaatggatggatggatatttaatAAACGGAATATTTCAGTCAAGAGCAGAGACTCTGTTTCAAAGAAGGGGGTTCGTCTCTTAAGAAAACTGGATCAGGAGAATGATTGCTCCGATTCTGCATCACTTGCTCAGGTTTTTGAGAGTTAAAGTGCCCTTCAGCAACaaccctgcagctgcagctaagCCAACAGCAGCGCACCATATAAAGTAGCTTCCTGTGAATGTGTGATGAAGATGTCAAGTTTTTGTGTTTGAGCACACGTTCATTCTTGGATGTGTGTCAGACATATGACTCAGTCACAGCCGACTGGAGTTGTGTTAACGGCGCCACCTGGAGCTGCTCATCTCGCTATCACGACTATTCACTGTTATAACGCCAAACATGAAATACTTGGATTAATTAAATGACAACAGATCTAAATATCTGATATATCAGATCCAATTAAGATCTAAAAAATGACTTTAAAAATGCTAACTCAGTTATTTCTTCCTTCCCATTCCTATACTAGGTAGTGTGGACAGAGACTGCTAATAAGCATCATTGCTCTCCGctgcatgactgtgtgtgtgcgcgtgtgtgtgtgtgtgtgtgtgtgtgtgtctgcagccaaCACTGCACACTCTTCTTGCAGTGCTGCAACTAAAATAGTTagtcccttcctcttcctctcgtccCGTTTCCTTTTCTAAAccttttccctcctcttcctttgttcCCATCTATTGTTATTCCACGCTGCTGTCCAAAACActtacatgaaatatctgtggcagtctttggtcaaaacagcaaacagatgctgcaggacagcgtccctcttttctgtctcagctccgtcagaaacagAACCTAAGTTCATAGAGGGGACGCTGGCTACCATGAACTAGATGCCAAAAATTaccatccatctcctcctctcccctacCTACAGCTACTCTAAATTTAACctccttcttttctcctcctcattgCACATGTTACATCACCGCTTCCGACTATTTCTCCTGAAGTATGGCCAGCCCCTTCGCTGGTATTTCCACCTTCACTCCTTCTCACCAATCTGTTCGCCTTCCCCTTCATTCCGCCCTCCCCGCTTTCTCTCTCTGCGTTTCGGAGGAATGTTGGGCAGAGCAGAGCCGGGTTCGGTTTCCGGGTCCAGACGGCGGATTAGATAAAGAGTTCAATAAAGCTGCAAACTGCAGGGAGAGGCTGCATCTACTGATAAAACAACACAGCTGCAATTCTTGAACTCACCTGTCAGTGTACAGAGACTATATATGAACGAAGGTGTCATAAAGATAAGCATAATTATAATGCCGAGTCCTTATCTCAGTCTCTTCCTGTTCTTGAAAAAACATTGTTTGTCCTTGAtttaaatacttattttttttattcagtcgTACATTTGGGATGCCACTGAAACACTATCAAGTCTGAGTTCGAataagtgctatataaatagaATCTTTACTTCCTTTAACTGTACAGTCTGTACTCAAATTACTCCTAATTGCATGAAGGCATGTATTTgttaatacacatatatatgtaaTAATCGAATCGAATAGTAATTTTATACAATAAGTAGCCACTCGCATGGCTGTTTGATTTTTTATTAAAAGGAATTCTATTCATTATGTTCTATTTATAATAGAACATCCCTGGCAGAGTGATATTCAGTTTTAGAATGTTGTTcaatgtgttaaaaaaataaataaagttcaatCAGCTATCAATGTTATTTCTATTATTGTTAAATGGCTTTAAAATGACtggatgtgaaataaatgttttcaaacaTTAATCTATTAAAAATGCCGGAATATGCGACTGAAACTTTTGCTTTTACGACTTGGGCCATCACAATACTGAGTAGAACATTCTATGTTGAGTAAGAAACGAACACATCTTAATGTCTAAATGATCTGAACAGCGTACTATATCCATTTATGCTTTTTAAATGCGCAACAGTGCACTATATTTCAGCATTTGCTGAATTAGAGGACACTGTTTTTGGACAAAAAccaagaaatgaaaaaaataacgGCTGTTGCATAACTGCAGATCATGGCTTAATGTATAGACctgctggatgtgtgtgtgcgtgtgtgtgtgtgaaagaacgAAAGAACGAAGGGAGGAGGGGTTTGTTTctgtgagggagaggagaggaaacggGTATCGAGTTTCCCGTTACCCACCTCTCCTCCAAGAAAGGTCATAcaggtcaacacacacacacacacacacgcaggtcaGGTGGAGGAGCTGACACTCGATGGAGATATATAAGTGATAAGGTGATTCTATTGCCCATTATGGGCACGGATCATTCAAAAATCAGTGCCGTTACTGGATGCTAATGGCTAAAGGCTACTTAGGAGGATGACGAGGGGCAGAAAAGGATGGGAGGCGAATTACCCCCCACCACCACGGGATCATCTCAGTCAACCAAGATGGAATCTATTATTCCTTTGTTCCCTTGCAGCTACTGGAGGGGACTGAGCCCAGctaagagagcgagagagagagagagagagataacagtaccacaaaaaaagaaagcaactcagagtgatggagaatcaAAGATTGCCAAAAGCAACAAGAGAGGCAGAGGACAGGGACAGCTGTGTGAGCATATGAAAGCAGACTGTacatagagtgtgtgtgtgcgtgtacgtgcgtgtgtgtgtgtccatccatATCCATGTGCTGAAGTGTGTAGATATGACCAACCATTAAGCCAAAGACAGGCTGCACTGACAGGATGTAAATGTATGTGAGAGAGCAAATCTAAGGCAGAATGATGGAATAAaatcacagacaggaagtcaaggGAAAGGTGcaatggcgggggggggggcaactgcaTCAGAAGTAGCACCAGCACAGAATGTCTGTGATTCACCTGGAAAGGAGGCCGCAGATGCCTCCAAGCTCCCGAGAACATGATCTGAAACCAGCATCCCATATTTCTACACCGAGAGAATCTCAAAGTTAAAGATCTGAACGTAAAACCGAAACgcaaacatttgattttgaaatatgtcttttttgttcctttat
Proteins encoded in this window:
- the rnf13 gene encoding E3 ubiquitin-protein ligase RNF13, producing the protein MLLSLGMLMLSATQIYTIFTVQLFAFLNLLPVEADIAAYSFDNTTKNFDDLPARFGYRLPSDGLKGFLIGARPENACEPIEPPPRDNLTGAFIVLIKRFDCNFDIKVLNAQKAGYKAAIVHNVDSDDLISMGSNDLNVMKQIDIPSVFVSEETANSLKEDYSYDKGGHVVLMPDFSLPLEYYLIPFLIIVGICLILIVVFMITKFVQDRHRARRSRLRKDQLKKLPIHKYKKGDNYDVCAICLDEYEEGDKLRVLPCSHAYHCKCVDPWLTKTKKTCPVCKQKVIPSQGDSDTDSEEGESGPDENEEVSESTPLLRSLASTSAHSFGTMSGASRSEQDQESSDYEDDELDSSDSEEEITVETVVVQMQQPCSEGQEHDLPEA